A single genomic interval of Littorina saxatilis isolate snail1 linkage group LG17, US_GU_Lsax_2.0, whole genome shotgun sequence harbors:
- the LOC138953827 gene encoding zinc finger FYVE domain-containing protein 21-like: protein MASTGEKKLVRSKSGLRMVTVDDRVHSPFILSEPEWTPDSTCKVCQNPECQAKFDLFNRKHHCRRCGKCFCTKCTSGLMILPRMCFVDPVRHCEICINITKKENEFFDRHLKALLNGSVFNILDSNSNPEQGELFTCRLSQDHRKLEFVGEQSKRESIPVDKMESVQIVASETDQQGNRLGTGIAIRYLAGIPSTGETEIVKMTVDEGGLAKKTGMAWIAAMQKAFKMVYESKNP from the exons ATGGCGTCCACGGGAGAGAAAAAACTAGTGAGGTCCAAAAGTGGCCTGAGAATGGTCACAGTTGACGATCGAGTACACAGTCCATTCATATTGTCAGAACCGGAATGGACTCCAGACAGCact TGCAAAGTATGTCAGAATCCAGAGTGCCAGGCCAAGTTTGACCTCTTCAATAGAAAG CACCACTGCAGAAGATGTGGCAAATGTTTCTGCACCAAATGCACTTCAGGCCTGATGATTCTGCCTCGCATGTGTTTTGTGGATCCAGTACGCCACTGTGAAATCTGCATCAACATcacaaagaaggaaaacgaGTTCTTCGACAGGCACCTCAAGGCTCTTTTAAATG GAAGTGTTTTCAACATACTTGACAGCAACAGCAATCCTGAACAGGGAGAGTTATTTACCTGCAGGTTGTCACAAGACCACAG AAAGCTGGAGTTTGTTGGGGAACAGTCCAAACGAGAGAGCATCCCAGTGGACAAGATGGAGAGTGTGCAGATCGTGGCCTCAGAGACAGACCAACAAG GAAATCGACTGGGCACAGGAATTGCCATCCGCTACTTGGCGGGGATACCCAGCACTGGAGAGACGGAGATTGTGAAAATGACGGTGGACGAAGGAGGCTTGGCCAAAAAAACTGGAATGGCCTGGATCGCTGCCATGCAGAAA GCGTTCAAGATGGTTTACGAGTCAAAGAACCCGTGA